The DNA window ACCAAATTGGATGGTTATGCGCCCTTTACCCCTCATCCATTTGTGAGGTGCTGTATATGTGCGTTCTGTAAAATATATTCCACATTGAATATACATGATATTCTTCAACATCAATTACTTAAACTTTATACATTAAATGTTGAGAAAATATTAATCCGAATGACGCCATATCAACATGTTGCACACAAGGATAACATAGAGCTACAAAACTTAATTCCAAAGACAGCCAAATTAATCTAATGCTCCATTGCATTGCTAAAGCTCATTCTGGCACAATGTCCAATAGAAGGTTAAAATAATCCTATTGACACTAAGAATTATCCTGCTAGAAGTCTCCTTCAGAACTTGGTTATAGAAGTATCATGATTTAAAACTGGCTTCTGAATAATCCACTAGGATCTAAAAGGTTTAGAGGTAGACTTTACATATCAAAGTTTGTGCAGCGTAATGAATGCCATTAAATGCAGTAAGACAGAAGCTAaggggaaaaatagtaaaaagCTGAAATGTAACCCAAAGAATCCATGATCAAGATAAGGATTGAATCAGCCAATCAGCTGCATCTTTGCTTGACATACAAGACAAAGCTTAGAAGCCCAATAAAAATTGATATACAGAgagaactaaatttaataaatctAACCTATTTTAGATTAAGTTTTTAACCAAAAACTTAATGTCCATTGCTGAATAATAGACAACAGGGCAACAAAGGGTATGCCAATAGGACATAAGGACTTGTAGGCACTGATCAATAAATTCTATCACTTTGACAGTACATTGAACCAAAATAAGCATACCCCATATTGTTTTATGCTCCTTGAACACTACTTATAACACATAACATGGAAATTGATCATTCCCATCACCTTTATTGACTTAAGGTAACAGTTATATTAAATAAAGCTGGGTGGATATACCCATAGCAAGCTCATTAAGCCTCAAAGAAAGAACCCTACCCGGATAAACTACTTAAGAACATAAAGAACATGTTCACAAATCAAAGAATGTACTGCATAAGCACTCAAAATTCGATAGTATGAACAAGATTAGCAATTTGTAAATACTAACCTTTCAACTCCCCTTTTCTCCCCATCTCCTGAAGCATGTAAACATGGTCAACTATCCTCTTCTGTTCTGCAGCACTGAAAATTCCCTCATGGAGTTCAAGCCCCTCGagaatatttacaaacttaccaTTAACTCTCTCGAAACATATAAAACCTTTCTTCCTCTTCACATTCATAAACCTAATGGACTCTCTCTGATCCCTAGACAATTTAGGCTTCTCGACAACCTTAGATATCCTCAACTCCCCCGTAGAAGCAGTTAAACTAACAATCCGCTTGCTTGACTCTGACACCAgttgctcttcttcttcttcttctacttcctCAAGTTCATCTTCCTGTGCCATGTCTGCCCATGATTGACGGGGAACAGGGGTTTGAAACAGAGGTGATGCGCTGGCAACTCCACTACTAGTGGATGCTTCTCCGATGGGTTCAGAAAATCCATTTCCCTCATCTTTCCAACTACCCAATGAGTTGGTATCTTCATCTTTTGAACTCCCAATTGAGTTCACAGCACAATTGTCAAGACAATTCTCATTTAAGTCTTCTGATTCAGTATTATTAGGGGTAGAATGGATTCCATTCAGATCATTGTTGGCCAGCTCAGCATCTCCTTCAAGTTACATGATAGCAAACACAAacaaataaatttctcttctttttttcttttatacatATATCTATGTAATACCCTCATTCCAGGAACTATGgacaagtaaaataaaacaaaaagatttATTATCTTTACTTATTCACTACAAATCCTACTTATAAAGGAACACTagcacaataaaaaaaatttaaaaactaaaaaaagaatgTAATAAGAGGCAACTTTTTTCAgccaaaaaaacaaataatatccAAAAAAGCAAACTACAATTAGGAAATTTTAAAAGGGAAAATCTTAGTTTAGACTTGaattaaaacttaagaaaaagaTAATGGTAGAAAAAGACGTTACCTGGGTCTAGAGAGCGGATTCGTCGGGAGAGGATTCGGGTGCATCGACGGCAGAGATCCCTGGAAAGGAAAGGAAGCCACGTGGTTAAGAACTCAGAGGCGATTCTGAGTTCGGAGGGCTGATACTTGACGAGAAACGGGTCTTCCTTCTTGACCCGCTCGAGATCGTTCATTGGGTTGTCCGAGTCTTGAATCGGAGAAGAGAGAGTGAGAGAGATTCTTGTGATGGACAATTGATTGCTGTGAGAGAAACGAACAACAAGTTAACAGGGAATAAAGtgaaaaataatcaaaatcaaaaccaaaTGTTTGTGTTGGTcgagattttttattttgttcttttggAAGAGCACGGTTTTCGTGAATATAAAGAGAGCAGGATGTAAATGTCGTTTGAAAGAATCTTTAAGGAGTTTATGGTAATTTTGGTTTCCTAGATATTGGGCTTGGGAGTAGGGAGGTTTTTACTTCGACTCACTGGTTTCATATCTCCGCTTCCCCAACAAAACGGACCATTTGGATTTATTCTTTTGGCATAATTACTTATTTGGCTCTCTAACtttgcaaaaaaattattttaaccatCTATTCAATTTTTTACCtcttttaacccttaaacttgtattgtttgtcaaatcaccccaaatttgataaaaaagttaATGCCTATTAACTTTGCTAGTGTAGCATACAGCTGGATTATCATGTGGAATTGTGGATATCatgtcaacaattaattaatttttttaaaattttaaaaattcaaaaaaattattgaaaattttaaaattattaaaagtatagaaaatatataaatatattttttaatattattaatttttaaaatttaattaattataaatatggcATACACGTGGATATGATGTCAACAAAGTTAGCATATGTTAACTTTTCCATCAATTTTttggtgatttgacaaacaatgcaaTTTTAAGAGCTAAAAGAAGTGAAAATTAAATGAAAGTCTAAAATGCCTTTTTCTTAAAGTTGGAGGGTCAAATAAGTTATtatatctattcttttttttttctcaattttcttaataaacacactaaataattattttctcAATTATCTATCTAAAAATTAGGTtaacaaaaaatatatgaaaatgtgtttttaatattatattaatttggtTCAATGATTTATTGatttctataaataaaaatatttggttaaatatatatcttaaaatttaaaataaaatttatatattatatttcttaaGTTATTTGGTGGAAATACCATTGAATTTTATCAAATGTATTCAAAGAGTtgcaaaatactcaaaaatatgtTTTCGATGTGTTTCATCCTTATTAAATGTTTTTGAGTTGATACTAAAGTGTTTTAAGGTGTTTAAAATGTTTTTAGAACACTTTGATAGTCAAGTCTTGAGACATAGGACTATATGTCTCAATATGTGAAAGTTCAAATGCAAAACTTTGCTTCAAGGGTTGCATGTCTAGAGACATTAACTTGCTAACGACTATTTTTCAACAAATCTCGAAACATACACTGTAGAGACAGTTTTTAAACACGAATTTAATGCTTGTAATAACTAAAATTCATCTCCAACTATCATAAACATCCACAAACTCAATCTTTAATATCAATACtcttgaagaaaaaaaaacaacacctaaagaaaaagttgaattgaaaatctttcatttctttattttcttcgtATCTATTATGCATATTCATTGAAAGCTTGTTGTAATGAATAATATTTGATACTCTATAAGTGGGATGATTGACAAGTATTCTACAgaggtatattataatattaaaaaataaatattaaaaaaatacatgacaattttttaaagCTACTTATAGAAAAAAAAGTACATTATTAGTGTACTAAATATCAACTCTTTTTGCAATATATTTTCTTACTCtcgtatatttatttttaaaacttcaatttgcAATCACACCTACTAAAGGTTCATTattagtttgctcattttttttataaagaatatAGTGAAGGATTTTGAGGTTTAAAACTTTGAAGATTAAGAGAGTTGATTGTTGAGCTTTGTAAAAGTTAGAGGATTTTAATTTAGCCATAAAAATTAGGGGAATGTTCTATttagttttatgaaaaaaaatagagatttCCTTTCTTAATCTTGTGAAAGATATAGGGATGGATGTAACAATTTAAGTATACTAAATTGAAAAATCATTGGTTGAGGTATGAGAAGGGAGTGAATGTGAGAATTGGAGTCAGAATCACTATAAATAGAATTGTTTAAACTTTTCTTccattccattattatttaaagaaatttattgagatatttaaaataccaattcactTTCCCTTATATTTTCAGTTTTAACACAATAATTAGGGAAAGTGTAACTACCTAGTTGTTCATTCAATTTTTAGGGCGCTTTCATTTTGGCCACCTAACTTTTAGGggatttcattttagtcactttcATTTAGGTCACCCAACATTTAAATCGCTTTCATTAAATCTCTAACGACAGTTAACTGTCACGCCAtatcatgtttacactttcattttggcCGCCTTAGGTCACTTTCATTTTGAttactcaaaaatattttttcaagtaTTGATTAGGATAACAAAATCAAGAATTAAAGTGAAAAAcaacaaaaactaaaataatacacaaaaattgtcaaattgtacttgtttatcccattattgaaattctattttttaaaacattgaaattttaaatttcaaaacatcaaaataaattgaaaaaaattgttgaaatttttttatccattAATAATGCTAAtcgatttgttactataatattaaaattaatttgtttaatctctttttaaattcaatatcatataatcaaaagaaatttgagttttataGACAACTAAGAAAACAATAATTCtcattgatatatttttaaaataatttcaaaacatcaaaataaactaaataaattgttgaaaaccTTTATTCCATTGATGATGTCAATTGATTTATTACTATAACTTTGaatcttaatatttaaaaaaatatatttcaaaacccaaatttagaatttaaaattttcgacAATTGGATAACAagcaaaatttgttttttttggtattattttagtttctactgccttttcattttaatcattaatttatttttttaccccaatcaatacttaaaaaagttatttatttGTAACACGAACCGTTAATCTCTATTAGAGATTTAACGCTTGAATGACTAAAATGAAGGTGCCGtaaaagttaagtgaccaaattgcaaTAATTTCATTTTGAGTAGCCAAAATAAAAGCACCCTAAAAACGAAGTGACCAGCTAGGTAATTTACACTTAGGGATATTAGAAATCTACGTATAAAACTCCATACACTATATATAGCAAATTCCAAGTGAAATAATTTGAGATGGCATTGATTAAATTTTCGATTAATAAATTTTTCGAGTTTTTCCAATTTTTAATCGGTTTTTCAGTTCCCAATTCTTTTTATCGGTTTCAAATAGTTCTAACTATTTCCGGTTATATGTCCCCAATTCAACCAGTCAAGTTATACAATCTAGCataaaacaaaagtt is part of the Gossypium hirsutum isolate 1008001.06 chromosome D11, Gossypium_hirsutum_v2.1, whole genome shotgun sequence genome and encodes:
- the LOC107912803 gene encoding RNA demethylase ALKBH9B isoform X2, coding for MNDLERVKKEDPFLVKYQPSELRIASEFLTTWLPFLSRDLCRRCTRILSRRIRSLDPDAELANNDLNGIHSTPNNTESEDLNENCLDNCAVNSIGSSKDEDTNSLGSWKDEGNGFSEPIGEASTSSGVASASPLFQTPVPRQSWADMAQEDELEEVEEEEEEQLVSESSKRIVSLTASTGELRISKVVEKPKLSRDQRESIRFMNVKRKKGFICFERVNGKFVNILEGLELHEGIFSAAEQKRIVDHVYMLQEMGRKGELKERTYTAPHKWMRGKGRITIQFGCCYNYAMDKNGNPPGILQNEVVDPIPDLFKVIIRRLVRWHVLPPTCVPDSCIVNIYEEGDCIPPHIDNHDFVRPFCTVSFLSECNIVFGSNLKVVDAGVFSGPIAIPLPVGSVLVLNGNGADVAKHCVPAVPTKRISITFRRMDELKRPIGYAPESDLQGIEPLSYDAERPKEFSSPKSERPVRQPFRREDKREAKGLTENNEPSEWRSSTRPRRGPSYRRRFTVNQSR
- the LOC107912803 gene encoding RNA demethylase ALKBH9B isoform X1; this translates as MNDLERVKKEDPFLVKYQPSELRIASEFLTTWLPFLSRDLCRRCTRILSRRIRSLDPGDAELANNDLNGIHSTPNNTESEDLNENCLDNCAVNSIGSSKDEDTNSLGSWKDEGNGFSEPIGEASTSSGVASASPLFQTPVPRQSWADMAQEDELEEVEEEEEEQLVSESSKRIVSLTASTGELRISKVVEKPKLSRDQRESIRFMNVKRKKGFICFERVNGKFVNILEGLELHEGIFSAAEQKRIVDHVYMLQEMGRKGELKERTYTAPHKWMRGKGRITIQFGCCYNYAMDKNGNPPGILQNEVVDPIPDLFKVIIRRLVRWHVLPPTCVPDSCIVNIYEEGDCIPPHIDNHDFVRPFCTVSFLSECNIVFGSNLKVVDAGVFSGPIAIPLPVGSVLVLNGNGADVAKHCVPAVPTKRISITFRRMDELKRPIGYAPESDLQGIEPLSYDAERPKEFSSPKSERPVRQPFRREDKREAKGLTENNEPSEWRSSTRPRRGPSYRRRFTVNQSR